TGAGTTTCTTACCCATGTTAGGCGATTGGTTTTGGATTTTGTGGTTGGACGCGTTCTCTCGGGTGATGAAGACCAGGTTCCGGACGATTCTGCCGCCGATCGTCTTGATGAACCTACCTCATATTATTTGTTACACCGGCATGATTTCGGCTTTGAGGAAGCTCCTGCCGGTTCATGTATCCTTTATGCTGTTTCATGTGGCCTTTCGGACAGGGAACTTGCCGACACTTGGGATATTGTCAGCTTCACGAAAGGAAGCGCCGGAGAACAGAACGGCGAAGAAGGAATCGCTGAAGAAGCGGCCGATTATGAATGTGAAGAAGAAAACGGCGCATCCGGAAGCAAGGTAAAGCTCAAGAGTTGGGTTCAACGAAAGCGAAAATCGCTCGGGCTTGAATCTCCAAATGGAAAGCCTGTTCCCCTGATCGACCGCGTCCATTGCCTGATGCATCTCTGGAAAGCAGGCGATCTGCATAAAGTCGATGAATATCTTGATGATAACGCCTTGAGGAAGCAGGAGCTCTTCAAGCGCTTTGTGCAGGCGCTCATCGAATTATCTCCTCGCGGCAGTGAAGAGCGCTCGCTTCTGGAAAGTTTGAGCAATCATATGGGGGCAAAGGGCGCAACGAAAGACGACAGGCAGGGAAAACTGGGGCTTCGGGATGCAGAATAGGGGGAGGTATGCCGTTTCAGACACCGATAACGGTCAAAGAAGCTGTTGAATCAATCCATCAGAAGAAGTATCTGCTTCCCGCAATTCAGAGAGAGGTTGTTTGGGAGCCGGAACAAATTACGCGTTTGTTTGACTCATTGATGCGCGATTATCCTATTGGTTCTTTCCTCTTCTGGCATGTTGACAGACAACGTGTCGGCAACTACCAATTCTATGAATTCGTTCGCAAATATCACGAGCGAGATAATCCGCATAACCAAAAAGCCAACGTTGATGGGCAAAGTGACATTGTTGGGATTCTGGACGGCCAGCAACGTCTTACAGCCTTGTACATCGGACTGAAAGGTTCATATGCGTACAAGGAACCGCGCAAGAGATGGGATAATCCTCAAGCCTTTCCTGTCCGGAAATTGTACCTTGACCTACTCAACCCCAAAAAACAAGATGAACAGAGTGATGGCCTTTATAAATTTGCGTTTCTCACAGATGAAGAAGCGCGGCAGGCGGACACAAATGTTTTCTGGTTCAAGGTTGGGGAAATACTTAATCTTCACGAGCAGTTTGAAGTAAACAACTATCTGATCGATAACGCGCTGATGAATCGGGCGGACCAGGAGCAGGCAAAATTCGCCAATAGAACGCTCTTCAAATTATGGAACACCGTTCACGATAGCACAATAATCAATTATTTCCTTGAAAGAGACGAAAGCCTGGATAAAGTGCTGAATATTTTCATTCGGGTGAATAGCGGCGGTACCGTCCTGAGTTATTCTGATTTGCTTCTCTCGGTAGCTACAGCCCAATGGCAGAATAAGGACGCCAGAGAGGTAATCACCACGTTTGTCGATGAAATAAATAACACAGGAGACGGCTTTAATTTCGACAAGGACTTCGTCCTGAAAAGCAGTGTAGTGCTTACTGATACCAAAGACATCGCATTCAAAGTTGATAATTTTAATCGAGCGAACATGAGCAAGATTGAAAATGAATGGGAAGAGATCGAACGAGCGCTCCGAGCTGCTGTGACGCTGGTCTCCGGCTTCGGGTATAGTAGAGATACCCTCACTTCCAATTTTGCAGTCATTCCCATAGCCTATTACTTGAAGAAAATCGGTTGTCCCAGTAACTACGACACCGCCGAAAGATACGTCGAAGATCGTAAAGCGATTCGCCGTTGGCTAACCTTTTCTCTTGTGAAACGGGTATTTGGCGGTACGCCCGATTCTGTGCTCCGGCCAGTGCGGGAAGTTATCAAAGAGAATGGACAGGCTTTTCCTCTAAATCCAATCATCGAGAAATTCAAGGGGGCGCCGAAATCTATAGTATTCACAGAAGATGATATTGAGAATCTGCTCCA
This genomic stretch from Candidatus Abyssobacteria bacterium SURF_5 harbors:
- a CDS encoding DUF262 domain-containing protein; the encoded protein is MPFQTPITVKEAVESIHQKKYLLPAIQREVVWEPEQITRLFDSLMRDYPIGSFLFWHVDRQRVGNYQFYEFVRKYHERDNPHNQKANVDGQSDIVGILDGQQRLTALYIGLKGSYAYKEPRKRWDNPQAFPVRKLYLDLLNPKKQDEQSDGLYKFAFLTDEEARQADTNVFWFKVGEILNLHEQFEVNNYLIDNALMNRADQEQAKFANRTLFKLWNTVHDSTIINYFLERDESLDKVLNIFIRVNSGGTVLSYSDLLLSVATAQWQNKDAREVITTFVDEINNTGDGFNFDKDFVLKSSVVLTDTKDIAFKVDNFNRANMSKIENEWEEIERALRAAVTLVSGFGYSRDTLTSNFAVIPIAYYLKKIGCPSNYDTAERYVEDRKAIRRWLTFSLVKRVFGGTPDSVLRPVREVIKENGQAFPLNPIIEKFKGAPKSIVFTEDDIENLLQHKYTQKYTFSVLSLLYPSLDYRNKFHVDHIHPRSSFTPARLLRQGVQDKDVSSCLSNYDMVPNLQFLEGVPNQEKSNTPFEEWLAQTCGSADTKASFMSRNYIPNMDLSLAKFPRFFEARRLLMHEKLKSVLIDGN